A region of Etheostoma cragini isolate CJK2018 chromosome 2, CSU_Ecrag_1.0, whole genome shotgun sequence DNA encodes the following proteins:
- the LOC117955242 gene encoding uncharacterized protein C4orf54 homolog: MEAAEETLTYRDDTLLHRKLLQEDKHKDNTRSKCHAKETKSDESNYVDLDMKPDGAKTVTVSFTGEGNQLSVIKYDSSKQGQHDEEGKMISKYFVEEQLEDKQATFPGPVLGEPPLETLTKRPKSDQDMGNENQHQAELDPSDCSDHVCSESDELQYTDMYLNSKTESDDGASAVLSDHWGSDTVEDESHYITTHEIQLTELDHDVDYDLGRGTCWDLEDDNLVYSFVDYASFESNDTLEGTVILEGRSQAKVQANLGGAVVSTEQEDSDLCDSDKCASSDESVFKGYSGETNAGKIHLSIKASSRAVNEPVNFFDNSTCGYTKHFGDGSHVSFVSSGSRVGPLCDRAQYFIPAPGRQHLASKLRRKDINEYSSGASSSISELDDADKEVRNLTAKSFRSLACPYFDAINLSTSSESSMSEYGLNKWSAYVDWNYGNISRGRERSVIAHKTSSATWETNKTVESKRHGKSITGMKDPQSQMNSLHNRTSSQQSSSSSKKIELKDPVQSKQHGVTLNFRYNVEAPDGARRPKCSKKAQSNKDREAVLARSGCEMQCHHTDSMEGTHKRAVFASSLLKNVISKKMQFEQERKMERGEICHTYPALSPTFHLTDQHGMKYSQGRGLQRQTSESGSGYISTDDQCLVGNRPGCCKSAEEQKIHKDDSEKGQEELPKASLSHSQSSAFNSVKHDEPEPVNEPTSVTETQITAKGLDTSSMLTRLLFVPSCQLLSKEKDFTKDLQSCAPVTGVPQKCEKEFQTGNNGNILGKEENEKGGKTPEIKICLRSVKEDKACTLNIANLLTPKLSFNTVNTFRAAGEAKCHVLSASDKIPNFTVRDIRDTKCKFQTPIYQVRDVRKLVKSSYRFVSLESSESKCSTAADKLEATKEPIRHVSPSPIVIKCHSVKTNVKQQTAEVLKTKGEAGISSKTSQSENAPSHCTASRVPNVVSKQLPPDQSEIQPNIETKLIKQRQEKFACETAERRNQSKMPKQAALEKLKAAVKTMEQLYVFDRNEWKRKTHAPQPITDSHVLSLIASEEQGAEELETTNTDRIPQSQEEKGALNIIHVPYNHDTFQTQQSKTFSNKHVLHFGNKPRVSINSDSNPIPQSSVLQTPSTMKSSKTPVAPLSVKIEPPKHSRVEPGKVKILPTNPTVAQACSDSENYLTIPGLGYTNEIKLQNQEPVLKEVSSSNSQILTGDRKTPEQKRSPLIMEYPASSIYHSGPTTGPQAQQQVLCFSPSVPTVSPAPSTGEAVPQTQRKMLLDPTTGHYYLVDTPIQATTKRLFDPETGQYVDVPMPHSPVAPVTPVPVSLSPLALSPGAYAPTYMIYPGFIPSPTLSAQAVLPQSPCHSEDAGGEKVKNGRSPKPETNAAGAENVYYSAKGEASQRPLQLPVSLGHVSARGGAATSDRKPVISITTQQGPRIIAPPSFDGTTMSFVVEHR, from the coding sequence ATGGAAGCAGCGGAGGAAACTCTCACTTACCGAGATGACACCCTACTTCACAGGAAGCTGCTCCAAGAGGACAAGCATAAGGACAACACGCGCAGTAAGTGTCACGCCAAAGAGACGAAAAGCGACGAGTCCAACTATGTGGACCTGGACATGAAACCGGACGGCGCTAAAACCGTGACGGTTTCTTTCACTGGCGAGGGAAACCAGCTCTCTGTTATCAAATACGACAGTTCAAAGCAGGGGCAGCATGACGAGGAGGGTAAaatgatttcaaagtactttgtTGAAGAGCAGTTAGAGGACAAGCAGGCCACCTTCCCCGGGCCTGTTTTAGGTGAGCCTCCATTGGAAACTCTGACCAAACGTCCGAAAAGCGATCAGGACATGGGGAATGAGAACCAGCACCAGGCCGAGCTCGACCCGAGTGACTGCAGTGACCATGTCTGCAGTGAGAGTGATGAGCTCCAATACACGGACATGTATCTGAACAGCAAAACGGAGTCTGATGATGGTGCCAGTGCGGTGCTGTCCGACCACTGGGGCTCCGACACCGTGGAGGACGAGTCTCACTATATCACCACGCACGAAATCCAGCTGACCGAGCTTGATCACGACGTAGATTACGACCTGGGGAGAGGGACCTGTTGGGATCTTGAAGACGACAATTTGGTGTATTCCTTTGTGGATTACGCGTCTTTTGAAAGCAATGACACGCTTGAGGGAACTGTCATACTTGAGGGCAGGAGCCAGGCGAAAGTGCAGGCTAATCTTGGTGGAGCAGTTGTCAGCACCGAGCAGGAAGACAGTGATCTTTGTGACTCGGACAAATGTGCCAGCTCAGATGAAAGCGTTTTCAAAGGCTACAGCGGAGAAACTAATGCGGGGAAAATTCATTTATCAATAAAAGCATCCTCCAGGGCGGTTAATGAACCTGTCAATTTCTTCGATAACAGCACCTGTGGGTACACAAAACACTTTGGAGACGGGAGCCACGTCTCTTTTGTGAGCTCTGGCTCCAGAGTGGGGCCCTTGTGCGACAGAGCCCAATACTTCATCCCTGCTCCGGGCCGTCAGCACCTTGCATCCAAACTAAGACGGAAAGATATTAATGAGTACTCCAGCGGAGCGTCCAGCTCCATCAGTGAGCTGGACGACGCTGACAAAGAGGTGCGTAATTTAACCGCCAAGTCTTTCCGGAGCTTGGCGTGTCCATACTTCGATGCCATTAATCTTAGTACCTCTAGTGAGTCCTCTATGTCTGAGTATGGGCTAAATAAGTGGTCAGCTTATGTGGACTGGAATTATGGAAACATATCGCGGGGAAGAGAACGGAGCGTAATTGCGCACAAGACTTCCAGCGCAACTTGGGAAACGAATAAGACTGTGGAGAGTAAGAGACATGGTAAATCTATTACCGGCATGAAAGATCCACAAAGCCAAATGAATTCATTGCACAATAGAACATCGTCTCAACAATCATCCTCTTCTAGCAAAAAGATCGAACTGAAAGATCCTGTTCAGTCAAAGCAGCATGGAGTCACGCTGAATTTCCGCTATAATGTTGAAGCGCCTGACGGCGCCAGACGTCCAAAATGCTCCAAGAAAGCACAATCAAATAAGGATAGGGAGGCTGTGTTGGCCAGGTCAGGGTGTGAGATGCAGTGTCATCACACTGATAGCATGGAGGGTACACACAAAAGAGCAGTTTTTGCATCAAGTCTATTAAAAAACGTGATTTCCAAAAAGATGCAGTTTGAACAGGAGCGCAAAATGGAGAGAGGGGAAATTTGTCACACATACCCAGCTCTCTCCCCGACGTTTCACCTCACAGATCAACATGGAATGAAATATAGTCAAGGAAGAGGCTTACAAAGACAGACATCAGAATCAGGTTCAGGTTATATTTCTACGGATGACCAATGCCTGGTGGGCAACAGACCCGGTTGCTGTAAGTCTGCAGAGGAGCAAAAAATCCACAAAGATGATTCGGAAAAGGGACAAGAGGAGCTTCCAAAAGCATCCCTCAGCCACAGTCAAAGTAGTGCATTTAATTCAGTGAAACATGATGAGCCAGAACCTGTTAATGAACCCACATCTGTAACTGAAACGCAGATCACTGCAAAAGGATTAGACACCAGCAGCATGCTGACAAGACTGCTTTTTGTTCCAAGCTGCCAGCTCCTTTCAAAAGAGAAGGATTTTACCAAAGACTTGCAAAGCTGTGCACCTGTCACAGGGGTTCCACAGAAATGCGAAAAAGAGTTTCAAACAGGCAATAATGGAAACATACTAGGCAAAGAAGAAAACGAGAAGGGGGGAAAAACCCCGGAGATAAAAATATGCCTGAGGAGTGTGAAGGAAGATAAAGCCTGTACACTGAACATTGCCAACCTGTTAACCCCTAAACTAAGTTTCAACACTGTGAACACATTCAGAGCAGCAGGTGAAGCCAAATGCCACGTTTTGTCTGCTTCAGATAAAATCCCAAACTTCACAGTTAGAGACATAAGAGACACTAAATGCAAGTTTCAAACACCAATATATCAGGTCAGAGATGTCCGTAAATTGGTAAAAAGTTCATATCGCTTTGTTTCATTGGAAAGTAGTGAGAGTAAATGTTCCACAGCAGCTGATAAACTTGAGGCCACAAAGGAGCCAATTAGGCATGTATCACCATCTCCTATTGTGATTAAATGTCactctgtaaaaacaaatgttaaacaaCAGACAGCTGAGGTGTTAAAGACAAAAGGAGAGGCAGGCATCTCATCTAAAACATCTCAAAGTGAAAATGCACCATCACATTGCACAGCCAGTAGGGTGCCAAATGTTGTATCAAAGCAGCTTCCCCCTGACCAGTCAGAAATTCAGCCAAATATTGAAACCAAACTGATAAAGCAGAGGCAGGAAAAGTTTGCATGTGAGACGGCTGAAAGGAGAAACCAGTCCAAAATGCCAAAACAGGCTGCGTTAGAGAAGCTTAAAGCTGCAGTGAAAACAATGGAGCAGCTTTATGTTTTTGATAGAAATGAGTGGAAGCGTAAAACTCATGCTCCACAACCAATCACAGATAGCCATGTGTTGTCGCTTATTGCCAGTGAGGAGCAGGGTGCAGAGGAGCTTGAGACAACAAACACTGACAGGATTCCTCAGTCACAGGAAGAGAAAGGAGCTCTGAATATCATACATGTTCCATATAATCATGATACGTTTCAAACACagcaaagtaaaacatttagtAACAAACATGTCCTTCATTTTGGCAATAAGCCACGTGTCAGCATTAATTCAGATAGTAACCCTATTCCACAAAGCTCTGTGCTGCAAACACCATCGACTATGAAAAGCTCCAAGACACCAGTGGCTCCACTGTCGGTGAAAATAGAGCCCCCAAAACACAGCCGGGTGGAGCCGGGAAAGGTCAAAATCCTTCCCACTAATCCTACTGTTGCACAGGCCTGCTCAGACTCTGAGAACTATTTAACCATACCGGGGCTGGGGTACACAAATGAAATCAAACTGCAGAATCAAGAGCCTGTTTTGAAGGAGGTGAGTTCAAGCAATAGCCAAATCCTAACAGGTGACAGGAAGACACCTGAGCAAAAAAGATCTCCGTTAATCATGGAGTACCCAGCTTCAAGCATCTACCACTCGGGGCCAACAACAGGGCCTCAAGCACAGCAGCAGGTTTTGTGTTTCTCTCCATCCGTCCCGACTGTGTCACCTGCACCTTCTACTGGAGAGGCAGTCCCACAAACCCAGCGTAAGATGCTTTTGGACCCCACTACAGGCCATTATTATCTGGTTGACACGCCCATACAGGCCACCACAAAGAGACTATTCGACCCTGAGACAGGCCAGTATGTGGATGTACCCATGCCCCATTCTCCTGTGGCACCTGTCACACCTGTGCCTGTCTCTTTGTCCCCCCTGGCCCTAAGCCCAGGAGCATATGCTCCCACCTACATGATCTACCCAGGCTTCATCCCCTCGCCCACTCTGTCAGCCCAGGCGGTGTTGCCACAGTCACCGTGTCACTCTGAGGATGCAGGTggagaaaaggtaaaaaacgGCAGAAGCCCTAAGCCGGAAACGAATGCAGCGGGCGCAGAGAATGTGTATTACAGTGCAAAAGGTGAGGCTTCACAAAGACCACTGCAGCTTCCTGTAAGTTTGGGACATGTGAGTGCCAGAGGAGGTGCAGCGACCTCTGACAGGAAGCCAGTTATCAGCATCACAACGCAACAAGGTCCAAGAATCATCGCACCGCCTTCTTTTGATGGAACAACAATGAGCTTTGTAGTGGAGCATCGGTGA